A single genomic interval of Dysidea avara chromosome 6, odDysAvar1.4, whole genome shotgun sequence harbors:
- the LOC136257446 gene encoding uncharacterized protein, with protein sequence MEDIQDLRDHDYPTQKQLRAILKPEVSGVAAQWYDLGVQLLDNATGVLDVIKADHPNDASKCCTIMFEKWLMMKPDASWSQLVTALTTVGLNSLAVNVKIQLQTAASLTVNRLGIVHTILKY encoded by the exons atggaagacatCCAAGACTTGAGAG ATCACGATTATCCAACTCAAAAACAGCTTCGTGCCATTTTGAAACCTGAAGTCAGTGGGGTAGCAGCACAGTGGTATGATCTAGGTGTACAGTTACTGGACAATGCCACTGGCGTACTGGATGTGATCAAAGCTGATCATCCTAATGATGCTAGCAAGTGCTGTACTATCATGTTCGAAAAGTGGCTGATGATGAAGCCTGATGCTAGTTGGAGTCAGTTAGTCACTGCACTGACCACTGTTGGATTGAATTCATTGGCAGTAAATGTGAAGATTCAGTTGCAAACAG CTGCATCACTTACCGTGAACAGGCTGGGAATTGTTCACactatattaaagtactga
- the LOC136259320 gene encoding uncharacterized protein, protein MASPHRPQEQYAKPPPCWPRLDDILRNRLAWLHHSIGRDVLSPAEGAGEFSHIVSDLLLEYEVITLPTCNGRHRPRRMETILKNLTDMKNASRRHMEGDDGNFITLVRTHNKVLKCHRRQQITREMCKNEQEFRKNPWKYVHKKLQPSDNPDPSFDHSSATSYFKETYSDSTVTYNKLPDWTHEFIPDCDPSLFNTEKITPGLVKSTLKHCSMQSAPGMDGITYYHLYHLPSSHHFMATLFNKLLETGTAPPSWGVARLRLIHKSGDTSDPSHFRPIALTWRV, encoded by the exons ATGGCGTCTCCTCATCGCCCTCAAGAGCAATATGCTAAACCGCCGCCGTGTTGGCCACGTTTGGATGACATTCTTCGTAACCGTTTAGCCTGGCTACACCACTCGATCGGCAGGGATGTGTTGAGTCCTGCTGAAGGTGCTGGAGAGTTTTCTCACATTGTGAGTGACCTTCTATTGGAGTATGAAGTGATAACTTTGCCAACCTGTAACGGACGCCATCGTCCTCGTAGAATGGAAACAATTTTGAAGAACCTTACTGACATGAAGAACGCTTCTCGTAGACATATGGAGGGCGATGACGGGAATTTTATTACACTGGTGCGAACGCACaataaagttttaaaatgtCATCGCCGCCAGCAAATCACTAGGGAAATGTGTAAGAATGAGCAGGAGTTCCGAAAGAATCCCTGGAAGTATGTTCACAAGAAGTTACAACCATCTGATAATCCTGATCCATCTTTCGATCATAGCTCTGCTACCAGTTACTTTAAGGAAACTTACTCTGATAGTACAGTTACTTACAACAAATTACCGGATTGGACCCATGAATTTATACCTGATTGTGATCCGTCATTATTCAACACAGAGAAGATCACTCCTGGATTAGTGAAATCTACATTGAAACACTGCTCTATGCAGTCTGCTCCAGGAATGGATGGCATCACCTATTATCATCTCTACCACCTTCCGTCAAGTCATCATTTCATGGCTACCCTGTTTAATAAATTACTTGAGACAGGAACTGCTCCACCTAGCTGGGGAGTTGCCCGGTTAAGGCTTATTCATAAATCTGGTGATACCAGTGATCCATCTCACTTCCGTCCAATTGCCCTTACCT GGCGTGTTTGA
- the LOC136259321 gene encoding uncharacterized protein: MLEAVKVPPSFKDYVQSFYSQLFVIVKGNSWETDQIPFKRGVFQGDTLSPIIFLLVFNPVLKLAESLNSSYGYQFQLKIKDTEMLPPVGTYVYIKWTEDNGELPGRYKAYVDEYYTDGSCKIVYSEDNGQVVYETVDLNRTQWLPCSKRARKFVPLETDPVTSKAKWRPSLKVVNSSGHSVMGYADDVTLVSDNFDIHVSVLQTVDRRACDLDLSFKPVKCISYLFDGYKCLQKGIVLSKGVTRSITEGGTKFLGKLIGVSLSATKRSANKRMVGRITELLSATDTLRIRGEYKLWIYRNYILSLLRFHLSVDAVTPTAISKMESMATRYLKRWLHLPRSATRVVLYYPGICCPSVSNVTRAAKISLLSCISASSDPKFQELGVHLHLGEEFLQFQDCDYSILSTARKQLSSLPTARSLYVTAKTQLLSEVKSTSEDHLQTLSVQCKFADSAELETSCRTWNRLLSSMHPGQLSFLLRAASDTLPTAMNLRRWNIQCHAKCVLCDSSRPTTAHVLGGCPIALSQERYTYRHDLVIQSLVDSFIRVYIDLPYIRVYADLPNLRASESPPSTLPPNVIVTPFRPDIVIHNTVTSSILLFELTCPLDSGHHLEQARSRKQNKAEYHQILSELDRLNVTNFYETLEISVLGHFQQFSVANTYNVLHFIDKDINITRSLVRRMLDDASKVCMTASQRIFMARDCREWL; the protein is encoded by the coding sequence ATGCTGGAAGCAGTAAAAGTGCCACCTTCTTTTAAAGATTACGTTCAATCCTTTTATTCACAGTTGTTTGTCATCGTTAAGGGTAATTCTTGGGAAACAGACCAGATACCTTTTAAACGAGGTGTTTTTCAGGGAGACACACTCTCTCCTATAATCTTCCTACTTGTGTTCAACCCTGTTCTCAAGCTAGCAGAGTCATTGAACTCCTCCTACGGCTATCAGTTTCAGTTGAAGATCAAGGACACTGAGATGCTTCCACCTGTTGGTACCTATGTGTATATAAAATGGACTGAGGACAATGGAGAATTGCCAGGACGGTACAAAGCTTATGTTGATGAGTACTACACAGATGGATCTTGTAAAATTGTGTACAGTGAAGATAATGGACAAGTGGTATATGAAACAGTTGATCTCAATAGGACGCAGTGGCTACCCTGTTCTAAAAGAGCTAGGAAATTCGTTCCTCTTGAGACAGATCCGGTCACCAGTAAAGCTAAATGGAGGCCTTCATTGAAAGTAGTTAACTCCAGTGGGCATTCAGTGATGGgttatgctgatgatgttacGTTGGTTTCTGATaactttgatatacatgttagTGTTCTTCAAACAGTTGACCGTAGAGCATGTGACCTGGATCTATCTTTCAAACCTGTGAAGTGTATATCGTACCTATTCGACGGCTATAAGTGTTTGCAGAAAGGAATAGTTCTATCTAAAGGTGTTACAAGGTCAATTACTGAAGGCGGTACAAAGTTTTTGGGAAAGCTCATTGGTGTATCATTAAGTGCTACAAAGAGATCTGCTAATAAACGTATGGTAGGCCGGATAACAGAATTACTATCAGCTACTGACACCCTGCGCATACGTGGAGAATACAAACTTTGGATTTATCGAAACTACATTTTATCACTGTTGCGTTTCCACCTTAGTGTGGATGCAGTTACACCTACTGCCATATCGAAGATGGAGTCTATGGCTACTCGCTACTTGAAAAGATGGCTACATCTACCAAGAAGTGCAACACGTGTAGTCCTTTATTACCCGGGGATATGCTGTCCAAGTGTATCTAATGTTACAAGGGCGGCCAAGATTAGCTTGTTGTCATGTATCAGTGCTTCCTCAGACCCTAAGTTCCAAGAGCTAGGTGTGCATCTACATTTAGGGGAAGAATTTCTGCAATTTCAGGATTGTGATTATTCCATCCTATCTACAGCCAGGAAGCAACTCTCTTCATTACCTACTGCGAGATCATTGTATGTGACAGCTAAGACTCAGCTACTTAGCGAGGTTAAATCTACCTCTGAGGATCACCTTCAAACACTTTCTGTTCAGTGCAAGTTTGCAGACTCTGCCGAGCTTGAGACCTCTTGTCGAACTTGGAACCGATTGCTATCCAGTATGCATCCTGGTCAACTGTCGTTTCTTTTGCGGGCGGCTTCGGACACTCTGCCAACTGCCATGAATTTGCGAAGGTGGAATATACAATGTCATGCAAAATGTGTACTTTGTGATTCCTCACGTCCGACTACTGCTCATGTCTTGGGGGGTTGCCCGATTGCGTTATCTCAGGAAAGGTACACTTATCGACATGATTTAGTCATTCAGTCTTTGGTTGACAGTTTCATCAGGGTTTACATTGACTTGCCCTATATCCGggtttatgctgaccttcctaACTTGCGAGCCAGTGAGTCACCCCCATCTACACTTCCACCTAATGTGATTGTGACCCCCTTTAGACCAGACATTGTTATCCATAATACCGTCACTTCTAGTATACTTTtatttgaactgacatgtccattggACAGTGGCCACCATCTTGAGCAGGCTAGATCCCGCAAACAAAATAAGGCTGAATACCACCAAATTCTATCAGAGCTAGATCGGTTAAATGTTACCAACTTTTATGAGACTCTTGAGATCAGCGTTTTAGGTCACTTCCAGCAATTTTCAGTCGCTAACACTTACAatgtactacattttattgataaggacatcaatatcacaaggtcactggttcgacggatgctggatgatgcctcgaaggtttgtatgactgcatcccagaggatttttatggcaagggattgccgagagtggttgtga